A genomic stretch from Halococcus saccharolyticus DSM 5350 includes:
- a CDS encoding DUF5827 family protein: MPRPKSSFDRVRPFEFRAPDEVLDPDTMYTVYEIARLLQGLDPDTELDVETEDVLLDWAIPWMVTNADALCFAEPASDDEPGHYGLSS, encoded by the coding sequence ATGCCCCGACCGAAATCGTCGTTCGATCGCGTGCGGCCGTTCGAGTTCCGTGCCCCCGACGAGGTGCTCGATCCCGACACGATGTACACCGTCTACGAGATCGCACGACTCCTGCAAGGGCTCGATCCCGACACCGAACTCGACGTCGAGACCGAGGACGTGCTGCTCGACTGGGCGATCCCATGGATGGTTACGAACGCCGACGCGCTCTGTTTCGCCGAGCCCGCGAGCGACGACGAACCAGGTCACTACGGGCTGAGTTCGTAG